AATCTCAGagcatcatttgtttattttatttatttatttattgtttagtttttttataccgccctatccccaaagggctctgggtggtgtacaacaaagttaaatcataatacagctaaatacaataaaaaactaaacaattagattccaatataaataaattactaaatccccattaaaacagcagttaatacaaagtttaacatcgaaatcgggcgcccagcaaacccattttaaacccctccctaaatgggaagatgGCTGGCTCCATCAAtgaaaagatgtaaacagaaacgaggacggggagggggggggggactacagcTTAGAATCCTTTTCTAAGTTGGGTGGGGAAAAAATTGCATAGAAAGATTAAGGTTGCCCCCTGTTCCTTCTCCATTCCTGTAGGTTCTGGAGGCACAAAGAAGACATCAAAAAGAGAAATCTGGTATCATCCCTACCTCGCCAACACCTTACACTTACAATAAGGTACGCAGGGGCAGAGTGAGTTATTTGCTGATTGTGTTTTGCAGGTATGCTGCAGCAAGACAAGTTTCTAGTTGGCATAGCTAAAGAAGCGATTGGAAAGTAGGAGAAGGGTCCAAATGTCCCCTTTCTCCTGTTGTTGTTATTGAACACCATCTGCCCATGTAGAACAAATTATCCATAAATTGATCTGGCATAAAGTGTAATGGTGCTCATTATGTTTCCTGAGGTGGTGCTCCCGTTCTTTTGTGCAGAGTGGTTGTGGGGATGGAGTTGCCCCCCTAAGTTTGTGCCATAAAAAGTTAcgcttctttttcccccttgctcttcAGAGCTGTGACTTGTGGTCCCTTGGCGTCATCATTTACGTGATGCTGTGTGGTTACCCACCTTTTTACTCCAAGCACCACAGTCGGACAATTCCCAAAGACATGCGGAAAAAGATAATGACCGGGAGCTTCGAGTTTCCAGAGGAAGAGTGGAGCCAGATCTCCGAAATGGTGAAAGACATTGTGCGCAAGTAAGTCTGAATTAATAGTgctttaatggcttgttttaacAATCATTTtatcagggtgttgtgggttttccagtttgtatggccgtgtttcagtagcattttctccagatgttttgcctgcatctgtggctggcatcttagaaGAGGATCCTGCGTGGAGGTTAGAACACACCTTTTTGAGATGCTGTTTTAATTTCCCCAGGTTGCTGAAGGTAAAGCCAGAGGAAAGACTGACAATAGAAGGTGTTCTGGACCACCCTTGGCTGAACTCTACAGAGGCTCTCGATAACATTTTGCCCTCTGCTCAGCTAATGATGGACAAGGTTtgtactgttgttttttttaaaaaaatgtcttctgAATACATGAAATAGGGGAACGTTTTTAGGGGTTTGTTTATAACGTTGTCAGTtattctagttcaggggtctgcaacctgcggctctccagatgttcataaactacaattcccatcagcccctgccagcatggccaattggccgtgctggtgggaattgtagtccatgaacatctggagagccgcaggttgcagacccctgttctagttcaaGTCCTTAATTCCAGGTGCTGATATGCTTATATATGTAAGCAGTGAATTAGAAATGGGATTTaattggaaaggggagggggaagatgccTTGGGAAGACTGGAGTCTTAAGATGAGAACCATCTTGCCGTGGTTGATCAGTTATGAGCTTGGCTCTTTGACACTCACACTCCTGCATTTAGAGACTGCACATCCAGTCCTCCAAACCACGGTTTGGGTGTTTGGATTGTGTTTCTGGTTTGAGATGTCCTTTTCCTGCTTCAGTCCTCTCCTATAGTTGCTGGTTTGCTATGCAGGTGCTATCCAGTTTGTCAGTTGTGACATGAAACCCAGGTTTGAAGTGGGTGAACTATCTGTGGGTTGGAGGGGTCAGTGTACAAGGCATGAAGAGGAAGTTTACAGCACAGTCTGGAGCCTCTAGACTGTGGATTTTGGAGAGCTTGAATTTGTGGCATCTGGACTGGGTCGTTGTGCCTCACTCAGCCTCCTGGGTCTGTGGAAGTGGGATACTGTGGAGATGATAGCTGGCTTGGGCCAGTGTTTTTCCACATTACCTTTCCAACAGGTGCTGGATTGCTGCCGCCATCTAAATGATGGAAGGGGGGACTAGAATTGGCAGTCATACGCTGGGTGACACCTGGCCCAAGCCCAGCCATCAGCTGATTGGCCCTGGGGCAGAGAGTGTTGATGTGCAGGGCGGCCCCACCCCTCCTGCCTGATGGGGCTTCCTGGCAGACGTTCCATTCACAAAGCTTTTCCTGTTTTGATCACTGGATGCCAGTCTTGAGTCAAGGAGCTCCCTTAAGTGACTTCGATTGTGCAAACAAACCTCCAAAGCCAGAAAGTTTCCTCACTTTCAGTGCTACTTGAAAGAGAGGACAACATGCCAGAGTTTACGATAAGGAAAGCAGAAATGCCCAAGTGTGTCTGACCCCTGAgcggtgcccccgccccccccccccccatcaacccTACTGATAACTGGTCCTCATGGCAGTCAGGCCCCTCAGTCCGCTTGTGGGGTTTGCTGCCGCTTCTACGGCTACCTCGAGGTGCACAGAAGAAATTCGTAGCATGAGCGGCCCCATCCAGAAGACTTCAGACTCAAGGGGTAGTTGCTGAAAAACACCTCTCTGCCTGTCCTTGAGTGTCTGGGCTGACCACATACTTGGTGTGCTGAAGAGGGGCTTTCTAGGAAGTCTTAAGAGCAGTATGAGGGCACCATGATATGAACTGGAGGTATGAACTGGAAACTGTCAGGGCCCttcgggatctcaatgagttcagcagggcctgcaagactgagctgttccgctgggcctttggggaggctggttgctgatggccccccccccccttcttataacatcagtggaccctgccgtccccttcctctttttcttcaggggatttgatagtaggtgccatctgtcATGTGGTTTTTAGCATGttgcgttttaatgggatggggttttaTTTCTATAGAGCCAGAAAGCtaatttaatggtttttagtcttGGTCCtgtgtgctctatttatgttttgctgttcaccgccctgagccctccaggggagggcggtatataaatataactaacaaacaaacaaactggaggTATGAATGGAAACGATGCCGCCAATGGGTCGTCTCTGCCGGAAGGTGGGCCACTGCATTTTATAGCAGCTGTTTTCCACATTCTGGCTGGCTAACAGTTGACACAAGTCTTCACTGATTCCACCCCGGGTGCATTGTGGGCACACAATGCCTGGCAGTCCATTTGACGTAGTCCTGTTTTGAGATGTGTCCTGGGCTTGCCCAGATCTGCTTTGTGGTGGTTGAGAAGCTGGTGTTTTATTCGGTCGTAACCCCCCTGCTGATGGTTTCCATCTGTCAGAGCTGATTAAAACCTGAATgctaacgcccccccccccttttcccccctgccctgccaggcgaTGGTTGCTGGAATTCAGCAGGCCCATGCGGAGCAGCTGGCGAGCATGAGAATCCAGGACCTCAAAGTCAGCCTCAAGCCCCTCCACTCCGTCAACAACCCAATCCTGCGCAAAAGAAAACTGCTGGGGTAACGTTCAAATGCTTGTGTTTCgtttattttagaagaagaagagtttggatttatatcccccctttctctcctgcaggagactcaaaggggcttacaatctgcttgcccttcccccctcacaacaaacaccctgtgaggtaggtggggccgagagagctccgagaagctgtgactagcccaaggtcgcccagctggcgtgtgtgggagtgcacaggctaatctgaattccccagatcagcctccacagctcaggcggcagagctgggaatcaaacccggttcctccagattagatacatgagctcttaacctcctacgccactgcagctccttTTATTTCCCTTCAGGGAAAATGAACTGGCAGCAGAGAAGCAGGTGCCCATGTCCTACCTTGCACATCTGTGTCTTTCAGATCACTGTGCAGAGCTGACAAGACTAGATGTGGGGAAAACCTCAGGGgagctttttcccccccccccccccccccccaaatgctacCCTCCTTCCTTTCACCTCTGCAGACTTGTCACAAATATATAGCGGGAGGGAGGAGATCATTGAATCGGTTCCGAAGTGGGGGCAGGGTCCAGGTGCGAAGATTTCACGATGCAGCccatcccagccacagaactTTCCCTGCCGGCGGCAGTTATGCTTTTGTTCTTCAAGCGCTTTTTGCGTCTCTCTTGAGCACTCCTTCTTGCCGCAACGCCGCTGAAGAACTAAGACCGGCTGTcagcttgggggtgggtggggagaccCTGAAGCTTAAGTGTATGTCCCTCTGGCCTTGCTTGCGCTCCTCACTGGAAACCTGCCCGTTGTTTTGGTACAGAACAAGACCAAAGGACGGCGTGTACATCCACGATCCCGAGAACAGCAGCGAGGACTCCAATGTGGCTCTGGAGAAGCTCCGAGACGTGATTGCCCAGTGCATTCTGCCACAGGCTGGTAAAGGTCATAGGCTCTAAGACAACTGGGTTTGGGGGGTCAAGAGGCTGAATTCCTGGTCCTCAACTCTTCTTCCAACATTTTAGAGCTTCTGCTTTTTTTCAAGAGGCACAGACTCCCAATGGCAGACCTGAAGGGGAGGAAATTTGGGCGTGGTACTGATATAAGGGTGCCATTTTAGAGGTGCCTTTTTCCTCTTTGCACCTCTGATTTccatttctctcacacacacaNNNNNNNNNNNNNNNNNNNNNNNNNNNNNNNNNNNNNNNNNNNNNNNNNNNNNNNNNNNNNNNNNNNNNNNNNNNNNNNNNNNNNNTNgtgtgtgtgtgtgtgtgtgtgtgtgtctgtgtgtgtgtgtgtgagagagacagacagacagacagacagacagacagacagacagacagacagacactcagattttgcaccgggctggattttccctagatacgcctctattgatctggatggtccaggctaacctgatcttctcagatctcagaagctaagcagggttggccctgcggAGTACCGTACTTGAATGGCAAACCACTATGGAAGTCCATGGTGGCTATGCAgaagtaggcagtggcaaaccacctcttgctcgtctcttgctctgaaaaagCCCAAGTTGGTTCACCATGAATCAGTTGCTACTTGATAGCATTTTCCACCATCGCTGCTTGTTCTGTGTGGAGATGTCGGGTTGAGGAAGGCCCCTGGTTCTTGCAAACATTGTTCAGTACCACTGAATAATGGCCACTTcccaagggggtgtgtgtgtgtgtgtgtgttttctgtggTTGTATGCAAgatcaggggaaaaaattaagaatGTGGCAAAATGCATCCTTCTGGAAATTCCATCTTTCTTTTAGCAAAGTACATTTCCAGTTCTTGGTTTTGAAGATAAGCTTGAAAGTGTCTGGCAACTGCTTACAAACCACAAAAATAGTACAAGGAAGGTTCCCGCGGTCGAAAGGTGGGACTTCTGAGCCCACCATAACTCTTTGGCTCTGCCCCTTTGTGATTTGCAATACTGGAAGGATGcactaaacaaataaaaatggggCCCCAGAGGAAATGGTGTGGAAGGGTGTGGGAAAGGAATGTTGAAACCTCACACAGATCTCTGAAAACTTCATTTGCAGGGTTTTCTAAGCTCttggacacaggtgtcaaactcgcagctttccagatgttatggactacagttcccaccatcggggatgatgggaactgtagtccataacatctggagggccgcaagtttgacacctatgctcttggGGATTTGAAGCAGACTtatttctccccttccttcttcccctttaACTTACACTCGGCGGCTCTCAGTATTCTGTCCgttttatcatatttttactGTTCATCAGCCTGttccatgattttttaaattaacctgttctttcttttggttaatttacaaaacAACTTTTTCCAACATTCGTTGGCGAATCACCCGTGTAGGTAGAGAATTTGTATCCTGTCTGCATATGGCCTGCTTATGCAGAGTTGGGTATCTACACGGGAGTAAGCCAGTTTACTATTCAATATAACAGATGCAGAATAAGATAAATTATGTAAATTTGGCATGATTTATGTAGGTTGCAGAATTTTTCTGCCTCTGGAACAGAAATCTGGATTAGGTGCAGAATTCTGATTTCTTACTGAGTATGTGGAATTCTTTGTAGGCGTAGACAGAAATGTGACTAAAATGTAATTGCTCTTgatcagggggagagggagggactcTCCTCAAACCACACCCCCATGCGCTACCCTAATTTGGCCCTTCCTGTTGGCTAACAGTATATTGGGGACAAGAGGGTTGGCTATCCAATTTACTCAATATGGATCAAATCTGAATAAATGTGATTTCTTAAGAAGTGTACTTTCTACTTGACAGTAGGGCACTGTGCATAATTTCTTTCTGCATTGCACCCCCAGCCCACTGCCTGCTCTCCTCGGCTCGGCTCGGCTCTTGGCTTCTTGACCACCTACGCTCTTGCAAATCGCTCCAACCTTTCTGTGTCCCTTGCTGACCTTCCATTGGCCTCCTCTGGGAAGCAGATGGCCTGCAGAAAGACTTTTAGGTGACCTTTAAACCCCTTCTTTGTGTCACAAGGTCTTTAATCCCATTACGGGCCTTAACAAAGGGTAATGGGAATACTTGGTGTGCGTTTTTTGTTTAAGATATATTGCGGCCCTAGCAAAGCCATGGGTCAGTTTGCAGCCACGTGCCTTTCGAAACAGTTAGTCATCGCTGGAAAATCTGGTTTTTCGGGGCTTGCTGATGAGTCATGCTCGTCTGATGATTTATGTTGACACTGATGAGGGATGACTGTAGCTTCGGTTTGCCTGGCGGTGTTAACTGTGACATCGTCTGGAGCCGGGACTTAGGAGAGATTAGCTGCCAAAATCTCTTCTCTCTACCAACAGGTGAAATTGCCTTCCTAttcaagctgtctgttgtggttCCCAGCCTTTGTGCAAGGTCATGCTAATGCGCTGCGAGAAACTGAAGTCTTATATAAGCCCAAAGGTCCCACCCACAGAAAAGGGTGTCAGTATAACTCTGGACGCCTCAGCACTGTGGTCTTCCTCCTTTCAGCCATCCGGTACTAGAGGCGTGCAATTCTGCCGCGTCTTCAATGTGGCTGCATCATTGAATTACTCCAAATGTAAAGCCTTGGCAGAGTTATTGACCTCTGGGGGTGTTGGGGTGTtgaatctctgcatgagtcacggTTCTTGGCTTATATCCTCCAATGACGGATAATTCTGCCTTGTTTCTACCTTGGGCATGGTTGCATCAAGTATATTCTCTTAGAAATGTTTTTGTACTGTTCGATTCCTCCTGATGCAGCGATGCagcagaatttccccacctttgGAGGAGGCATGCCCAGAGATGTAGGAGCCGGGCTCCTCTGAATGTAATAACTCTTatgctttaaaaagtaaatagTTTCAGACATAAGAGTGACACATCCTTGTAAATATAAATTGACAGCTtgcctcaactagggccaggaCCCAACCTGTTGCAATGCTCTGTTCTTCTCTGGTCCCAACTTGGTGCAATGCTCTCTTCttcagggtctgtaagactgagctgttccaccaggcacacGGTTGAGGCAGTCGTGGTTTTTACCATCCAggctccccttccccaccttttCCAATCTTTTTACTcttgtattttattgcatttccaTTTCATGCCATCTTTTTATGCTCCTCTCTCTCTATTGTACTCTGGTTTTATTGGAATATAATTCGCCATCTTGTTTTAGAAAGATGTAATAGTTGGATGGAGATCCTGGTTTAAATTGATGCTGTATTTTCTgcaaatgttggaagctgccctgggcCAGTGCGGGCAGCTTCAGTTTTTGGCAggatacaaaactaataaatgaaATTAGGTAGATGCTTTTCCCCTGAGCTACAGGACACCCTCCCCCTGGGAGAAACAGCTGCCTGAGGCTTTGGACAGGAGGTTGAGTGCCCAGATGAGGGCACTTATCCAatctgtgttgcgccgcctgcattggcttccagttgagttccgaatcatcttcaaggtgtgggtgttgacctttaaggccttacgcagcctgggacccttgtaccttcaggactgcattaccccatatgtccctactcggcctctgcgctcagcagaggcctttttgctggtggttcctggcccctcaatgatgcgactggcctccactcgggccagggccttttcagccctggcccctgcctggtggaacactctccctccagctgtccgggccctgtgggatcttggtgaattccgcagggcctgtaagactgagttgttccgccaggcttttggagtgtccagtcgctgactgagtgccccttttattcctccggttcggAGTTCCCGTTGTCATCTACGGGACCTGTTGTCATCTACAGCGTTGTCATCTACAGcgacttttctgttttgcttcccccctctctgggagggttttaattggggttattgcgtgACATGATCTTTGTTAATCTTatcactgtgttttaatttaattttaatggggttgtttgtatgggttgttgtACACGGCGCAGA
The nucleotide sequence above comes from Sphaerodactylus townsendi isolate TG3544 linkage group LG13, MPM_Stown_v2.3, whole genome shotgun sequence. Encoded proteins:
- the MAPKAPK5 gene encoding MAP kinase-activated protein kinase 5, with the translated sequence MSEEPDADKMIKETSILEEYHINWTQKLGAGISGPVRVCMKKSSQERFALKILLDRPKARNEVRLHMMCATHPNIVQIIEVYANSVQFPHESSPRARLLIVMEMMEGGELFHRISQHRHFTEKQASQVTKQIALALQHCHSLNIAHRDLKPENLLFKDNSLDAPVKLCDFGFAKVDQGDLMTPQFTPYYVAPQVLEAQRRHQKEKSGIIPTSPTPYTYNKSCDLWSLGVIIYVMLCGYPPFYSKHHSRTIPKDMRKKIMTGSFEFPEEEWSQISEMVKDIVRKLLKVKPEERLTIEGVLDHPWLNSTEALDNILPSAQLMMDKAMVAGIQQAHAEQLASMRIQDLKVSLKPLHSVNNPILRKRKLLGTRPKDGVYIHDPENSSEDSNVALEKLRDVIAQCILPQAGKGHRL